ATCCGGGAAGGTGTGCGGCAAGTCCGGCGCCGGCGATGATGGCTACAACCCCCTGTTCCTTCGCTCCTTTCACCAGTTCTCTGATCTTATCGGGTTCCCTGTGTGCCGAGTGCACGAATGTCTCGAACGGCACAGCTTCTTTCTTTAAAACCTCTTCGGCGTGTGCCATTATTTCTCTGTCTGAATTACTGCCCATAAAGATCCACACCTTCATCGTCGCCTCTTTCGTTTCATCTTCTTCATACCCGAATTGCCTATGTCTTTACGGTAATACATATTTTTAAAATGTATTTTCTTGATTTCTTTATAAACCTTCTGCTTGGCAATCTTCAGGTTCTCATGCGTAACCACCAGATTAAGGACCCTGCCTGAAGCAGTGACGAGCTTTGAATCTTCTCTCTTTGTCCCGGCATGAAAAAGGAGTGTCTTTGCGGAAAGTTTCTCTCTGAACTCAATCTCTTCTCCCACCCGGTAGTCAAAAGGATAACCGCCGGATGCAAGTACTACACAAATCGCCCAGTGATTCTTCGTCTTTATTTCAATATCTGAAAGTTTTCCGTCGACCACCGCAGAGAAAGATTCAACCAGGTCGCTTTCGATCAACGGTAGAATCACCTGGGCTTCAGGATCACCGAGTCGGCAGTTGAATTCGAGCACCTTCGGACCCAAGGAAGTAATAATAAGACCGGCGTAAAGAACACCTTTATAATCAATCCCCTGATCCCTCAAAGAAAGCACGGTGGGCTGGATAATGACCTGTTCGATTATATTCGCAACGCGCCGATTGGTGGGATACGGAGCATAGGCGCCCATCCCGCCGGTATTCGGTCCCCGGTTCCGGTCGTAAAGTCGTTTATGATCCTGGGAAGAAGGAAGGTAAACTATTGTCACGCCGTCGGTGAGCACGAATACCGACATCTCCTGACCCGTAAGAAACTCCTCCACGACGATCCTTTTTCCGGCTTCACCGAGACGATGCTGCACCAGAATTTCATCGATCGTCTTTTCATAATCTTTCCGCGAATTGACGATGAACGCGCCCTTGCCTCCGGCAAGGCCGGCGGCTTTGACCACCACCGGATATTTATTTATCTTCTTTGTATACTTCAACGCCTCAGCAGCGGTTTCATAAATGTTGAATGTCGGTGCGGGAATTCCGAAACGATACATAAAATCACGGGCAAAGGCTTTGTCCGCCTCGATCCGGCTTGCGTTCTTGTTCGGCCCGAATATCTTCAACCCTTCACGGTTGAATTCATCGACGATTCCCAGAGCCAAAGGAACTTCCGGTCCCACAACGGTCAGATCAATCTTTTTCTCCTTGGCAAAGCGAACCAGTCCTTTGATATCACTGGCCAGAATATTTACGCAGACCCCTATTTCAGCAATACCGGGGTTTCCGGGTGCCGCGTAAATTTTCTTCACCTTCTTGGACTTACTTAATTTCCAGGCGAGGGCGTGCTCCCTGCCGCCGCCGCCGACAATCAAAATTTTCATTATAAACTCCTCATAATTTCTTTAAATTGCTCTTTTGACCTTTCAATAATACTACCCAGAACTATAAAATCGGCTCCTCCCCTCATGATTTCCCCGGCATCCTGAGCGGTTCTGATTCCGCCGCCGACAATGAGAGGTAATGAAATCGCCTGTTTCACCTGTTTTACCATCTCAACGGGAACAGGTTTCTCTGCGCCGCTTCCCGCCTCAAGGTAAACATACTTCATACCGAAATATTCACCGGCGACGGCGTGGGCGACTGCAATCTCTGCTTTTGAACGCGGAATCGGTTTTGAG
The candidate division WOR-3 bacterium DNA segment above includes these coding regions:
- the purE gene encoding 5-(carboxyamino)imidazole ribonucleotide mutase; this translates as MKVWIFMGSNSDREIMAHAEEVLKKEAVPFETFVHSAHREPDKIRELVKGAKEQGVVAIIAGAGLAAHLPGFIASLTDIPVLGVPLSASGLGGLDSLLSIVQMPRGVPVATFAIGKHGVINAALFASRLYHRLENG
- the purD gene encoding phosphoribosylamine--glycine ligase, giving the protein MKILIVGGGGREHALAWKLSKSKKVKKIYAAPGNPGIAEIGVCVNILASDIKGLVRFAKEKKIDLTVVGPEVPLALGIVDEFNREGLKIFGPNKNASRIEADKAFARDFMYRFGIPAPTFNIYETAAEALKYTKKINKYPVVVKAAGLAGGKGAFIVNSRKDYEKTIDEILVQHRLGEAGKRIVVEEFLTGQEMSVFVLTDGVTIVYLPSSQDHKRLYDRNRGPNTGGMGAYAPYPTNRRVANIIEQVIIQPTVLSLRDQGIDYKGVLYAGLIITSLGPKVLEFNCRLGDPEAQVILPLIESDLVESFSAVVDGKLSDIEIKTKNHWAICVVLASGGYPFDYRVGEEIEFREKLSAKTLLFHAGTKREDSKLVTASGRVLNLVVTHENLKIAKQKVYKEIKKIHFKNMYYRKDIGNSGMKKMKRKRRR